The Plasmodium sp. gorilla clade G2 genome assembly, chromosome: 3 region gttatttattttattttattttttttattttattattttatcttttaggTGGTAAGATCCATATGCCTTTTGAttagtttattttttaagaatgCTAGTCgtaatattatgaacattttttataattttaaaaattacaagttttataaatatgctgtgaataattataaagatccaaaaaagaaatataaggTGAGGGTAATAaagaatttaaataaattatcatatagtaaaagaaaagaaactGATCATatgtatgaaaataaatatatgaaggaTAAGTCACATGATGAatcttataatttatttaagaaACAATCAAggaatttattttcatttcattATCTTAATAGTTCTCGTTTTAGCATGAATGCATCACATTCGGATGATGTATGGGTAGATAAtcaattagaaaaaaatataaatgataataatattaataataataataataatatgaatggtaataataataatattaatacaaatgataacaatcataatgataacaatcataataataacagtTTTGATATTATCACGTGCGATAGTGTGAAGGATATCCAAATAAACCATGAAcatcaaaatattaaatgtgaTAACATCAATtgtaatatgaaaaaaaaaaacggtggtaaatattttttatataatagaaaGAGAAAAACGTCAAGTTATAataaagatttaaaaaatgaattattgaAATATGGTCATAAATATAGTGTTTTAAAATCAAGAgaagatataaaattttcaaGATCTAAAACGATTATGTTCAattgtattaataataataatgatgattataatgatgaaagaagatatgaaaagaaatatttaaataatataaaatatttaaaaaataaaattaaattaaattattattttaaatataaaggaaatattataaatgattcatattatagtgataatatttatcaaatggaaaaagaaaattggacaaagcataaaaaaaataaaaagaaaataaatgaaatatataatacaaaaaaaaaacaaaaaaaaaatatatttatacatttttttattattctattttatttaggtaaaaatatattacaaaatattaaatatagaatcaattatatatttataaaaatagtgTACTTTTTTCATATCCATAAGTTATACACATTTCctatatataaagatgatagaaaaaaaaaaaaaaaaatgtatacacAGTCATTTGAAATGAATGTTcataatataagaaataaacaAATCTTTGATTATTCTGATGAacaaaatagaaatatattaaaattagatTATGATCAAGGTGGAGAAATACATAGATTGAATTCTTTACATTTTCAAGATAATGAACACAATATCtcttcaaatatttttttaaaacatatgtATCATtcaaataatgtatatatagacAAATCTTTTAATATGTCTAATAacgaaaaaacaaaacaaaataataataacaagagaaatttatttatgtgtgCAAAGAGTGTTATTCGTAGGAATATCAGATTAGCTGTAAGCAAAAAGGAAGATAttcaaacaaataaaaaggaaaattattCTAATGATGTTGTAGATAATAAATCTGAACCATCGGATGAACAATATGAGAAGgcaaatgatataaaaatgaatcatCCTACCAATAAAAcgtatgataataatgataataataatgataatattatttggggtgatataaagaataactctaattattataaaactcaaaaacataataatattcatctttcaaataaaaacgaaaatgataatatggtCAATGAATATTctcataataatgataaagatGTAACTAAAAAATACTGCCATGGTTTGACCtacaaaaatgataataaaaattataataatcatatggTAAGTCAGAACAATAATGATACTTTTATaagtgataaaaataaatgtaaccCTTTTTTTGTTAAACCATTATATgaagatgaaaaatataaaaagattgATTACCATTTTAACCAATTAAATGGAAATAATTATGACGAGCAAAATTCAAAAAAtctgaaaaataaaaaaaatataaataatttacaaaatatgaataaaataaaagatatgaaaaagaaactTTTTAAAGAACATTTAAATTCATTAAAATTGTCATTTCCTGAATATAGTGGTATAATTAGATTATCCTTAATGTTGATCtgtatttacattttttcttttgtggATACATCTAGAATCTATCATTATATAAGAGCCCAACCATTTATGAAATTATATGTAGTTTTAAATATGTTAGAAATTTTAGAGAGATTATTGAGATCTTTAGGAAAAGACTTGATTGATAATATGATAAGAACATTTATAAGGATAATTAATTTGAagtcatatatttttatattacgaaataattataaagaaaatgccagtataaataataattataataataataataataatagtaatcatataaattatgtagataatgaaaaatatcgTTTAAAcagttttatttataaaaaagaagaaaataacaaTGAATTAACTacatttgataataatagaaGACATATAAACttatttacaaataaaagtagagaaaatatttttaataataattacatggattatatatatagagatagtgttattaaaaataaacatgaaTATGAAAATGGTTATGTTACAAATATCGATAaagatattttttctaataattattgtataaataataaaagagatCATGCAGACTCATTTTATTATCAGAATGaaattaattcttttaatttaaataaaaataaagaaaacaaCGTACGATTTTtcaataatgaaaatgataaaaagaaaaataatgaatctaaaatatctatattatttccATTTTATAGTATAATACTTAAATTTacaatacaatatatatttgttcttATGTATATCTTAATACATGCATTTATGCACCTTGTTCGATTCTTATCATTAAATATAGCTATCAATTCGTCAGAGGTACCACAAATGATGTTAATATGTTGTATATGTTTAAtgttatataacaaaaaaacgaatgagataaataaataaaaaaatatatatatatgtgaatatatatatatatatatatatatatatttttttttttttagtccACCATGTTTTTAATCCTAGTGATGAGCAATTTTACAGAGATAAAATCCacagtttttaaaaaatttacaaaaatatCTCTATTTACAATTGTAGCATCTGATGCTGTTGAAagattttatttgttcatagATGCCTTTCTTGTTCTGTTAAAAATGTCAACTGCATATAGGTATATTCCTTTATatagaaacaaaaaaaaaaaaaaaacaatatgaCTTCCttaaatatcttttttatgtgtataattttatttttatttttttctttgcaGAACACAAAATTCATTTATTAGTATTTCAAGTTGGCTGGTACGTATACAAAATatgtgaaaataaaaagttcATTTTGTTTAATCGTTATAAgttattttgtaatatatatatatatatatatatttatttatttatttttattttttagattattatattattacttgaGGTGGGTGTAGATTGGTGTAAGCACTCTTATTTGTTAAAGtacaataaattaaattctGAGTCATTGAATAAGTATTTCCACGTAagaacaaaaattaaaatgaatatttaatcGTATAAtcatgttaatttttttttttttttttgtgtatattttttccttacatgttaatattttttgatgaACTAGCTATTTTTTTTAGCTGAACGTTcatgtaaataaaatatatatatatatatatatttatttatttatttatttaatttttttagacCCTTTTGGCTGACGTTTTAATATCAAGAACTccgaataaaaatatttattacatgAAGGATTCTTTTTCAGTTccatgtaaaaatattttttgctTTTCCCACATACCCACGaggtacattttttttatgtttcttttatttgttatttatttattaatgtaTTTGGAGTGatgtttataaaaagaatataattgtatatatatatatatttcaccttatttatttatttatttatttattatttttttaaaatgcaGGCGGCTGGGATATATGTCTATGCCGGTCGTAACTTTGATAGTATGCTCCCTTCCAaggtatattattaatttatataatatatatatatatatatatatatatatatatttttgtcatttaaattttattatatttatgaaaaaaaatttaattttttcagattgaattatttatcaaatatatcaCTTTTTTCCTTTGCCTTATCTATATGGGTTTGTTTATTTCTTTTCAAGGTATAATTTATAACAAAGGGGGAAACCTTTaacgaaaaaatataaacgatatataaatatatatatatatatatatatatatatatgtatattttaatttttctctttttatacagataatattatcaattaTGATTGTGTCTTATACCATATCTGAGAAGAagcatttaaaaaatttgagAAAACCTTATGATGACATTAGTGcattataaatgaaaaaaaaaaaaaatataagaagaCGAAGAAAGAATAAAATGTGACTATTAATAATACTTTTATTGTTCTTATAAGTTGGTTTAATATgttgatttattttattttattttttttttttttgcgcACGAATTATTTAAGAGTATTAGGAAATAAATAACACGTTATAATAAATGACTATTCTTGTTTTTgttattgtttatatatatatatatatatatatttatttatttatttatatttttttttttttttttttattgtttattttttaagattataagaataagcttgaatttatatatttttcttttacttCTTAAGAAACCCTAaactttttaatttgtttaaatattatatttgataaaaattttacatgagcaatttttattatggtTAAGTAAGATGATGCGTAATTAATGTGTTATTAAATGTATGAGTTTTATAtggtatttttataaaaaggtGAAATAGAACAATTCCATATTTATGTAAaatgaatgaataaatataaatgtataaatgtGGACAtgtgaaaaattatatatttatatgtataagaataaaataaaaataaactacATAGGAGTataaagtattatatatatatatatatatatatatatatttttcttattattatttcgtTTTATAATTCCCCACAGTCAGTTATAACTACAGATCTTTTGACGTATCCACTTTTTGCTCCTTCTTTTTCCATTTCTCTAACAACATTCATACCTTCTAAGACTTTTCCAAAAACAACATGTTTTCCATCTAGCCATGGACAAGG contains the following coding sequences:
- a CDS encoding cyclic amine resistance locus protein, which gives rise to MNRITLYDFIIDEIKGGTYYDRYYSDNESSEDEYKEDDNISKNINDNKQKNNNDEYKYDFYKFLDNIFKANSIPDNALDHMLNVPFFFEKLMSFSFLLCLDNILYDITFMPIQVVRSICLLISLFFKNASRNIMNIFYNFKNYKFYKYAVNNYKDPKKKYKVRVIKNLNKLSYSKRKETDHMYENKYMKDKSHDESYNLFKKQSRNLFSFHYLNSSRFSMNASHSDDVWVDNQLEKNINDNNINNNNNNMNGNNNNINTNDNNHNDNNHNNNSFDIITCDSVKDIQINHEHQNIKCDNINCNMKKKNGGKYFLYNRKRKTSSYNKDLKNELLKYGHKYSVLKSREDIKFSRSKTIMFNCINNNNDDYNDERRYEKKYLNNIKYLKNKIKLNYYFKYKGNIINDSYYSDNIYQMEKENWTKHKKNKKKINEIYNTKKKQKKNIFIHFFIILFYLGKNILQNIKYRINYIFIKIVYFFHIHKLYTFPIYKDDRKKKKKMYTQSFEMNVHNIRNKQIFDYSDEQNRNILKLDYDQGGEIHRLNSLHFQDNEHNISSNIFLKHMYHSNNVYIDKSFNMSNNEKTKQNNNNKRNLFMCAKSVIRRNIRLAVSKKEDIQTNKKENYSNDVVDNKSEPSDEQYEKANDIKMNHPTNKTYDNNDNNNDNIIWGDIKNNSNYYKTQKHNNIHLSNKNENDNMVNEYSHNNDKDVTKKYCHGLTYKNDNKNYNNHMVSQNNNDTFISDKNKCNPFFVKPLYEDEKYKKIDYHFNQLNGNNYDEQNSKNLKNKKNINNLQNMNKIKDMKKKLFKEHLNSLKLSFPEYSGIIRLSLMLICIYIFSFVDTSRIYHYIRAQPFMKLYVVLNMLEILERLLRSLGKDLIDNMIRTFIRIINLKSYIFILRNNYKENASINNNYNNNNNNSNHINYVDNEKYRLNSFIYKKEENNNELTTFDNNRRHINLFTNKSRENIFNNNYMDYIYRDSVIKNKHEYENGYVTNIDKDIFSNNYCINNKRDHADSFYYQNEINSFNLNKNKENNVRFFNNENDKKKNNESKISILFPFYSIILKFTIQYIFVLMYILIHAFMHLVRFLSLNIAINSSESTMFLILVMSNFTEIKSTVFKKFTKISLFTIVASDAVERFYLFIDAFLVLLKMSTAYRTQNSFISISSWLIIILLLEVGVDWCKHSYLLKYNKLNSESLNKYFHTLLADVLISRTPNKNIYYMKDSFSVPCKNIFCFSHIPTRRLGYMSMPVVTLIVCSLPRLNYLSNISLFSFALSIWVCLFLFKIILSIMIVSYTISEKKHLKNLRKPYDDISAL